TGGCTCGGGGGGCGGCTCCAGTGGCCTCTACGACGTCCTGGAGCTCGTCCTCGACCGAGGGCTCGTCATCGACGCCTTCGTCCGCGTCTCCCTGGTCGGCATCGAGATCCTGAAGATCGACGTGCGGGTCGTCGTCGCCAGTGTCGACACCTACCTGCGCTTCGCCGAGGCCTGTAACCGCCTCGACCTGGAGTCGGGGCCGCGCAAGAGCCCCGGCCTGCCCGACGTCGTCGGCCAGATCACCGAGTCCGGCGCGCGCGGCAAGTCCAAGGGCGCGCTGTCCGGCGCCGCGCAGACCATCTCCGACGCGTTCAAGCAGGCCCGTGACGAGGGCTCCGCCGAGCCCGAGAGCAAGGGCCGTTCGC
Above is a genomic segment from Streptomyces glaucescens containing:
- a CDS encoding gas vesicle structural protein GvpA; protein product: MTVVPAQQSGSGGGSSGLYDVLELVLDRGLVIDAFVRVSLVGIEILKIDVRVVVASVDTYLRFAEACNRLDLESGPRKSPGLPDVVGQITESGARGKSKGALSGAAQTISDAFKQARDEGSAEPESKGRSRRTTTARRKEDDE